The Panicum virgatum strain AP13 chromosome 5K, P.virgatum_v5, whole genome shotgun sequence genome has a window encoding:
- the LOC120710471 gene encoding uncharacterized protein LOC120710471, with protein sequence MATPQLANNDDSSNNNEVRIDLPGDEILQGIATGNSRKLAGSLFWIGLATLAVVVNRSLYKPPPGSIFEGHQIAYYLTLFGIFLAGVAEVFVGSLLFSQQGQDGGSGRRAFRVPLVCASLVLLGALIAPGGTSFIVMG encoded by the coding sequence ATGGCCACTCCGCAGCTCGCCAACAACGACGACAGCAGCAACAATAATGAAGTTCGGATCGACCTTCCCGGGGATGAAATCCTCCAAGGAATTGCCACCGGCAACTCGAGGAAGCTCGCGGGGTCGCTGTTTTGGATTGGACTTGCCACACTGGCGGTGGTCGTGAACAGGAGTTTGTACAAGCCGCCCCCGGGATCCATCTTCGAGGGCCACCAGATCGCTTACTACCTCACCCTCTTTGGCATCTTCCTTGCCGGGGTCGCCGAGGTGTTCGTCGGCAGCTTGCTCTTCTCCCAGCAGGGCCAAGACGGCGGGAGCGGTCGTCGTGCGTTCAGGGTGCCCCTCGTCTGCGCTTCCTTGGTGCTGCTCGGCGCCCTCATCGCTCCCGGCGGCACCTCCTTCATCGTGATGGGCTAA